The following are encoded together in the Gemmatimonadota bacterium genome:
- the lpoB gene encoding penicillin-binding protein activator LpoB, with protein sequence MKFITYAAIALIGITTGCAGPRAFTKGTYEDPKTIALLDDRFNENDMQLIAKKVVDSILEAPLNRPEPAIMLGKMRNRTTEHIDMVALSDKIKTALIQSGKVRFVDVTNRKDIATEYEYQQSGYVDPAQAKAPGKQTGSDLILTGTLSANVQEVGKDKLIYYKATFQLTDLISSEIIWTDEKEIRKAYKKRSIGL encoded by the coding sequence ATGAAATTCATCACCTATGCAGCAATCGCCCTGATCGGTATCACAACCGGATGCGCCGGTCCCAGAGCCTTTACAAAAGGGACCTATGAAGATCCCAAAACCATTGCCCTGCTCGACGACCGCTTTAACGAAAACGACATGCAACTCATCGCCAAAAAAGTCGTCGATTCAATCCTCGAAGCACCATTGAACAGACCCGAACCCGCCATCATGCTCGGCAAAATGCGCAATCGCACCACCGAACACATCGACATGGTGGCCCTCTCCGACAAAATTAAAACCGCATTGATCCAGAGCGGCAAAGTGCGCTTTGTCGATGTCACCAACCGCAAAGACATCGCCACAGAATACGAATATCAACAATCGGGCTATGTCGATCCCGCACAGGCCAAAGCACCGGGCAAACAGACCGGATCAGACCTGATCCTCACGGGCACACTCAGCGCGAATGTGCAGGAAGTGGGCAAAGACAAACTCATCTACTACAAAGCCACCTTCCAGCTAACGGACCTCATCTCATCAGAAATTATATGGACCGACGAAAAAGAAATCCGCAAAGCCTACAAAAAGCGCAGCATCGGATTGTAA